The Duganella sp. BuS-21 sequence ACAGTTCCTAAGGGCGGAAATTGGCGCTGTAGGTTCGAAAAAAGGAAAGTGAGTTCGTCTAACACCGAATTCACTTTTTTCCTTTAGGGACCGAACAAATGAACATGACTTCCTCCGATATGAAGAACCTAGGCATCGCGCTGGCGGTGTGCTTCGCCGCCTACAAATTTGGCCCGCATCCTGCCCTGAAGGCCGGTGCTCTGGCTGTCGGCGCGGTGATCGTCGCCAAAAAAGTTCCATTCGTTTCCAACGCACTGTAAAAGGAGAACGACATGGGCGCACGTCTCAAGGCATATCCGTTTAACAACGTCCAGGCGACCGGCTTGGCAACCTGCGATCTGAATGGCCTGCTGGGCTTCACGATTGAACGTCTGGTCCTGGTCCTGGGTGGCACGTTCACCAAGTCCATGATTACCGGCATTCAGCTGAAAGCTAACGGCAAGATCATCTGGGACACCACCGGCCCGCGTACCGATAGCCGTATGCAGTATCGCGGCATCACCGCCAACGCCGGCTTCCTGACCCTGGACTTCTCCGAAATCCGCGCCAAGACCGAAAACGGTCAATCGCTGGGCGCAATCGATACCACCGTCGGCATCGCTAATCTGAAATTGGAAGTGCAGATTACTGGCGCGACCGCGCCTACCCTGGTGGCCTACGCGGAAGTGAGCCCGCCGCAAATCGATCCGATCAACGCGCCAACGCGCAACCTGATCGCTCGTATCCATACCTCGCAACAGACCATCGGCGCCAGCGGCCAAGTGGCCGTCACCGTGCCGCACCTGATGCCATCCGAAGGCGGTTCGATCTTCAAGCGCGTGGCGATCTTCTCGGCCAACATGACCGGCCTGCTGATCAAGAAAAACGGTATCACGATCGAAGAAAGCACCAAGGCGCTGAACGACTTCCAGCAGAACGAGTACAAGAAAGTGCCGCAGGCCGGCCTGTACATGTACGACGCCATCGTGGACGACAACCAGTCGCAGGCGCTGAACACCCGCAACGCTCAAACCATGGAATTCCTCGGCACGTTCTCGGCCGGCGAAACCATTACGGTCGAGGTCGAAACGCTGGAACCGGTTGACGCGTTCTAAGGTGCCGTCATGGATCAATATGACACCGCACCAAGCGTAACAGGCGACGGCGCCGGCTTCAATGCCTGGGTGCTGGCTCGCGCCGGCAACGCCATTGACGCCATCGTGGACCGTCAAGTGCGCGGCCCGCAATACCTGAACGACTCGGGCCAGCAGTTCGGCATGGATGGCGGTGGCCGTCTGTACCAACTGGGCCAAGCTGGCGGGCAGGTAGTGGCGCAGGTTAAACAAACCGGCCCTGCCGCCATCAATCCCATTTTCATCCTGGGCCTTATCGCCCTGGTCGTTGTGATGGGGTCGAAATAATGGCGGTCCCTACCGATCCGTGGAGCGCTGGCTTTATGGCCTTGGGCAGTCTCGCCAAGGCCGGGTCAACGCCGGCAGGCCCGTCGTCGGCTGTTCAAAACAGTACGGCGGTTTTCGATAACAGCGGCTGGAGCGTCAATATCGGCGGCGGCTCGGCAACGAGCAGCAAAACCGAATTGCCATCGGCAACGCAGGTTGCCGGCGCTGCCGCCGCGCACGTCGGCGGTCTGCTGTCGAATCCGCTGTTCATCATCGGCGTAGGAATTGGCCTGTTCCTGTTCCTGAAACACAAATAGTAGGGGACCATTATGGGTTTGTTCGGCGGCGGCAACAGCACCAGCAGCAACAGCACCACCAATAACAATTACGATCAACGCGAGATCGTCACCAACACCACCAGCAATCTGGACCTGTCGGACAAAAGTACCACGTCCAGCTATCTGGACATGTCGGACAACAGTTTCAAGAATACCGTCACCAACATGGATTGGTCGGACCATAGCGCCGACACAAATACGACGATCACGAATCTGTTGGATGGGGGCGCGATAGGGGGTATCAAGGATGTCGCGCTATACGGCCTGGGGGCGATGAAAGATGTGGTCGGCGGCTCGCAGGACGTGGCGCTAGGTGCGCTCAAATACGGCGACAACCTATTCGACACCGCAACGCTATTCGCAAACAACGCGCTGACGCAGTCATTCAGCGCGTCCAAGAGTGCATACGACACCGCATCAGGTTTGCAGCGCGACGCCCTGCTAGGGGCGCGTGACGCCTTCTCGTCGGCGGCGGGTTTCCAGAAGGATGCCTTGTACGGCGCGCAAAACGCCTTTTCGTCGGCGGCGGCAGCGGCGGCAAATGCCTACAAAAATTCGGACACCAGCACCAAGGGCGCGTACGCGAGCGCAATGGAAAGTGCGACGGCTGCTTACGCGGATGCCAAGGGAACTACCAATTCGCAGAAGCAAATCATCATCGGCGTGCTTGTGGTGGCCGGTCTGATGGCGCTCGCGGCAATGCAAAAAGGGGCTTGATATGCAATACGATTTTTCCATTCCTGCGGGCGGCGGCGTCGATATCCAGGCGACCGGCAGTTACATCAAATACCTGTCGGGCCTGGGCAAGATTCG is a genomic window containing:
- a CDS encoding major capsid protein P2, translating into MGARLKAYPFNNVQATGLATCDLNGLLGFTIERLVLVLGGTFTKSMITGIQLKANGKIIWDTTGPRTDSRMQYRGITANAGFLTLDFSEIRAKTENGQSLGAIDTTVGIANLKLEVQITGATAPTLVAYAEVSPPQIDPINAPTRNLIARIHTSQQTIGASGQVAVTVPHLMPSEGGSIFKRVAIFSANMTGLLIKKNGITIEESTKALNDFQQNEYKKVPQAGLYMYDAIVDDNQSQALNTRNAQTMEFLGTFSAGETITVEVETLEPVDAF